A window of Chloracidobacterium sp. N contains these coding sequences:
- a CDS encoding RNA polymerase sigma factor has product MCRLTTEDTLLSVAFTPSPATFPPSSDFADSSLGDISENHLLGREFGLEPGVPGLDEVAELEEDVTPESTTEPEPPSPAAAETFDTLYRQHYRRVYAICLRMTGNPDDAEDLTQEVFVQVLRKLDSFRGEAAFTTWLHRIAVNQVLMHFRKKSNRMESVTEEGDMPEEVTPVTIRQSQTPFVDKLALLSAVKKLPRGYRTVLILHDLNGYEHEEIGGLLGISAGTSKSQLHKARARMQEILTGARAA; this is encoded by the coding sequence ATGTGCCGTTTGACGACTGAAGACACCTTATTGTCAGTTGCCTTTACCCCCTCGCCTGCCACGTTTCCTCCCTCATCTGACTTTGCCGACAGTTCACTTGGCGATATATCTGAAAACCATCTGCTGGGACGCGAATTTGGTCTCGAACCGGGCGTTCCCGGTTTGGATGAAGTTGCAGAACTGGAAGAAGATGTCACCCCGGAGTCCACGACGGAACCGGAGCCGCCCTCGCCGGCGGCAGCCGAAACCTTTGACACCCTCTATCGCCAGCATTACCGGCGGGTCTATGCCATCTGCCTGCGCATGACCGGCAACCCGGATGATGCGGAAGACCTGACCCAGGAGGTGTTTGTACAGGTGCTCCGCAAGCTGGACAGCTTCCGTGGCGAAGCGGCGTTCACCACCTGGCTGCACCGGATTGCCGTCAATCAGGTGCTGATGCACTTCCGTAAAAAGTCCAACCGGATGGAGAGCGTGACCGAAGAAGGCGATATGCCGGAAGAAGTCACGCCGGTCACGATCCGGCAATCGCAAACGCCATTCGTGGACAAACTGGCGCTGCTGTCCGCCGTCAAAAAGCTGCCCCGTGGGTATCGTACCGTGCTCATCCTGCACGACCTGAACGGTTATGAACACGAGGAAATCGGCGGCCTGCTCGGCATCAGCGCCGGCACATCGAAGTCGCAACTGCACAAGGCCCGCGCCCGGATGCAGGAAATCCTGACGGGGGCCAGAGCCGCCTGA
- the guaA gene encoding glutamine-hydrolyzing GMP synthase translates to MHSEIALILDFGSQYTQLIARRTRELGIYCEIVPCHTPLDEIRSKSPRALVLSGGPASVYAADAPHCDPGVFALGVPVLGICYGLQTIAARFGGTVSPSTRREFGAARLRQYQTSRLFAGLPEEFDVWMSHGDHVVQPPPGFTVTAQTEDALGALEDPARQLYGLQFHPEVVHTPLGRDILRNFFIGIAGMRADWNMQSFVEAAIADIRARIGPTGRAICGLSGGVDSTVAAALVAEAIGDRLTCLFVDNGLLRLGEFDEVLAMFRDAMHLNVKGIAAGERFLTALAGVDDPEVKRKTIGRVFVEVFQEEAARLGQVEFLVQGTLYPDVIESVSVKGPSAVIKSHHNVGGLPETLHLKLVEPLRELFKDEVRAVGRQLGLPEALLRRHPFPGPGLAVRIVGEVTPARVALLQRADAIVTEEIRAAGLYDDIWQAFAVLLPVRSVGVMGDERTYEHVCAIRAVTSQDGMTADWVRLPYDVLHRISRRIIAEVRGINRVTYDISSKPPATIEWE, encoded by the coding sequence ATTCATTCGGAAATTGCGCTCATTCTTGACTTTGGCTCGCAGTACACCCAGCTCATTGCCCGCCGCACCCGTGAACTGGGGATTTACTGCGAGATTGTTCCGTGTCACACGCCACTGGATGAAATTCGCTCCAAATCCCCCCGCGCCCTGGTGCTCTCTGGCGGGCCGGCTTCGGTGTATGCCGCCGACGCCCCGCACTGCGATCCCGGTGTGTTCGCGCTGGGCGTCCCTGTCCTTGGCATCTGCTACGGCTTGCAAACCATCGCCGCCCGGTTTGGCGGAACGGTGTCCCCTTCAACCCGCCGCGAGTTTGGCGCGGCACGCCTGCGGCAGTACCAGACCAGCCGCCTGTTTGCAGGATTGCCGGAGGAATTCGATGTCTGGATGAGCCACGGCGACCACGTGGTGCAGCCACCGCCGGGATTTACCGTCACTGCGCAAACGGAGGACGCACTCGGCGCGCTCGAAGACCCGGCGCGGCAGCTTTACGGCTTGCAGTTTCACCCGGAAGTCGTCCACACCCCGCTTGGGCGGGACATCCTGCGCAACTTTTTCATCGGCATTGCCGGCATGCGGGCCGACTGGAACATGCAGAGTTTCGTCGAGGCCGCCATCGCCGACATTCGCGCCCGGATTGGACCCACCGGACGCGCCATCTGCGGACTTTCCGGCGGCGTTGACTCAACGGTTGCGGCGGCGCTCGTGGCAGAAGCCATCGGCGACCGCCTGACCTGCCTGTTTGTGGACAACGGCCTGTTGCGGCTGGGTGAGTTTGACGAAGTGCTGGCGATGTTCCGGGATGCGATGCACCTGAACGTCAAAGGCATTGCCGCCGGCGAACGTTTCCTGACGGCCCTGGCGGGCGTGGACGATCCCGAAGTCAAGCGCAAAACCATTGGACGGGTGTTTGTCGAGGTCTTTCAGGAAGAGGCTGCCAGACTCGGTCAGGTGGAGTTTCTCGTCCAGGGCACGCTCTACCCGGATGTCATTGAATCCGTGTCGGTCAAGGGGCCGTCAGCGGTCATCAAGAGCCACCACAACGTCGGCGGTCTGCCCGAAACGCTCCACCTGAAACTGGTCGAGCCGCTCCGGGAACTGTTCAAGGACGAAGTACGCGCCGTCGGCCGGCAGCTCGGCCTGCCGGAAGCCCTGCTGCGCCGGCATCCTTTTCCCGGCCCGGGGCTGGCCGTACGCATCGTCGGAGAAGTCACCCCGGCGCGGGTGGCCCTGCTGCAACGCGCCGATGCCATTGTCACGGAGGAAATCCGCGCGGCCGGGCTGTATGACGACATCTGGCAGGCTTTCGCCGTGCTGCTGCCGGTACGCAGCGTGGGTGTGATGGGCGATGAGCGGACGTATGAGCACGTCTGCGCCATCCGCGCCGTCACCAGCCAGGACGGGATGACCGCCGACTGGGTTCGCCTGCCCTACGACGTACTGCACCGCATCAGCCGCCGCATCATTGCCGAAGTGCGGGGCATCAACCGCGTGACGTACGATATTTCCTCGAAGCCGCCAGCCACCATCGAGTGGGAATGA
- a CDS encoding VWA domain-containing protein has translation MATNGWTWRQRATWVLLSLLACTGLGGLPVSAQRPATGQLKVFERSFEAGLGRTIQVENTSGTTKVEVWGEDLIHIMAARPDGRWVDERDIKIVATPSQFTVRCIPKMGGINLKLYIPAESHVRLLSHSGTIELIGPVASATVETDSGDVAVEVPRWFDADVELSSANGTATSHLSLARYDEKGSRAIKGRLGRGGRAIIVRSAAGHVALKSLRSSVAIVEPASTPSVAVADDAIPSQPTRFPPPDERPSDRPLTPIFGGGTQSQDDSSATYGGVGGIGRQQRRFGDDTTMSGGIGVRIIPPPGGRSPASDPAAGMRGLPPAGGDNRGSTGDMPNHDAGQFSAADEALANLPRRDPLRTTPDGRPTLRRRALDIPVDEADETGVDADTIRLNARLVNLNVIATTQDGRAVTNLTAEDFAIFDEETKQEIAHFKPTNTPFNLVLLLDLSGSTREKIEAIRKGAWRFVELTSPQDRVAIVTFTRSVHVLCRPTNDRALLKQRIAEMRATDGGTAYYEAMWFTLTEVLAPFQDERNAVVVMTDGVDNSISAAYPAPSRVSFRQMLEAILESGTLVYPIYLDTEEENFRNHWGETAEVYALARTQLQQVADASGAVLYVAARVEDLAGVYQKVIAELRTVYGLAYYPTQVEHSSRWRRVKVTSRRPGVIIRTRRGYYDR, from the coding sequence ATGGCAACCAACGGATGGACGTGGCGGCAGCGGGCAACGTGGGTTCTGTTATCCCTGCTGGCATGTACGGGGCTGGGTGGTCTGCCGGTGAGCGCCCAGCGCCCGGCGACCGGGCAGCTCAAGGTCTTTGAGCGCAGTTTCGAGGCCGGCCTGGGACGCACCATTCAGGTTGAAAATACTTCCGGGACGACCAAAGTGGAGGTCTGGGGCGAAGACCTCATCCACATCATGGCGGCCCGCCCCGATGGGCGCTGGGTGGATGAGCGGGACATCAAAATTGTCGCCACTCCCTCGCAGTTCACGGTGCGCTGCATCCCGAAAATGGGCGGGATTAATCTGAAGCTCTACATTCCGGCCGAGTCCCACGTCCGTCTTTTGTCCCATTCCGGGACAATCGAACTCATTGGTCCGGTGGCCAGCGCCACGGTGGAAACCGACAGCGGTGATGTTGCTGTTGAAGTCCCACGTTGGTTCGATGCCGATGTTGAACTCTCTTCAGCCAACGGGACGGCCACCAGTCACCTCAGCCTGGCAAGGTATGACGAAAAAGGCAGTCGGGCCATCAAGGGGCGGCTGGGACGCGGCGGGCGTGCAATCATCGTCCGGTCGGCCGCCGGTCATGTTGCGCTCAAGTCCCTGCGGTCGAGTGTCGCCATCGTGGAACCGGCTTCAACGCCCTCTGTGGCCGTGGCGGATGACGCCATTCCCTCGCAACCGACACGCTTCCCGCCGCCTGATGAGCGACCGTCTGACCGTCCGCTGACGCCCATTTTCGGCGGCGGCACGCAATCACAGGATGACTCCAGCGCCACCTACGGCGGCGTGGGTGGTATCGGACGGCAGCAGCGACGTTTCGGGGATGACACTACCATGTCAGGCGGTATTGGCGTGCGCATCATCCCTCCACCGGGGGGCCGCAGCCCGGCTTCGGACCCCGCTGCGGGAATGCGCGGTCTGCCACCGGCCGGCGGCGACAACCGCGGAAGCACCGGAGATATGCCAAACCATGACGCCGGACAGTTCTCGGCTGCTGACGAGGCACTGGCCAACCTGCCACGCCGCGACCCCCTGCGCACAACGCCGGACGGTCGCCCGACACTCCGCCGGCGCGCCCTGGATATTCCGGTGGATGAAGCCGACGAGACGGGCGTTGATGCGGACACCATTCGCCTCAATGCCCGGCTGGTCAACCTCAACGTCATTGCCACCACCCAGGACGGGCGGGCTGTCACCAACCTGACAGCCGAGGATTTCGCCATCTTCGACGAAGAAACCAAGCAGGAAATTGCCCACTTCAAGCCGACCAACACGCCCTTCAATCTGGTGCTGCTGCTGGATTTGAGCGGCAGCACCCGCGAAAAGATCGAAGCCATCCGCAAAGGCGCCTGGCGCTTCGTCGAGCTGACCAGTCCCCAGGACCGGGTTGCCATCGTCACCTTCACCCGCAGCGTGCATGTGCTCTGCCGCCCGACGAATGACCGTGCGCTGCTCAAGCAGCGGATTGCCGAAATGCGCGCCACCGACGGGGGAACCGCCTACTACGAAGCCATGTGGTTTACCCTTACCGAAGTGCTGGCTCCGTTTCAGGACGAACGCAACGCCGTCGTCGTCATGACCGATGGCGTGGACAACAGCATCAGCGCCGCCTACCCGGCGCCGTCGCGGGTTTCTTTTCGTCAGATGCTGGAGGCGATTCTGGAATCCGGCACGCTGGTCTATCCCATTTACCTGGACACCGAAGAGGAAAACTTTCGGAATCACTGGGGGGAGACGGCCGAGGTCTATGCGCTGGCGCGTACGCAACTCCAGCAGGTGGCGGATGCGTCCGGCGCTGTGCTCTATGTCGCCGCACGGGTCGAGGACCTCGCCGGCGTGTACCAGAAAGTCATTGCCGAGTTGCGTACGGTGTATGGTTTGGCCTATTACCCCACCCAAGTCGAACACAGCAGCCGGTGGCGGCGGGTCAAGGTAACGTCCCGGCGTCCCGGCGTCATCATCCGTACGCGCCGTGGCTACTATGACCGCTGA
- the pheT gene encoding phenylalanine--tRNA ligase subunit beta translates to MKASYNWLETYVKPDLPAQELAQRFTAVGLAVDAVTAADGDFIFDFDLTTNRPDALCHFGLAREAAVLTGTRLSFPDIHLTEQAVSGGPAVHVQIAAPDLCHRYAARLIQGVRVGPSPDWLVRRLAAVGQRSINNIVDVTNFVLLELGHPLHAFDFERLAGRRIVVRTANPGETLVTLDGVQRTLTPDMLMICDAERPVAVAGVMGGAESEISVATTQVLLESAWFTPSTVRRTARQLGLHTEASRRFERGADFENVRRAIDRCAQLIVEVAGGVVVGGPVDVIARTRTPHTVRLRHARIAALTGVEVTPSRAADILTGLGFELVTEDEGESEWIVPGFRVDVSIEEDLIEEVVRHVGYDAIPATLPGWNDAGGYLPGEEKRRTLRQTLLAHGFHEAISFSWCSGETLAATGAPGGRRIANPLDQQENELRTSLLPGLLTAVARNFRFGTEDVRLFEMGKVFHTVDGQLTEKECLALATAGRAMPEDWRGQPAAESFHTLKGMLELLCDAVRCPAVTIAAPAADSAVTGFLPGQVALLQIGGQPVGRLGRVSQALAAHFDFKLPVYVAELELATLLSGATTFSAYRPLPRYPRVERDISALFDATLPLAGIQDFIGSLAIPELEQVRLRDIFTGAQIPAGQRAITLNLWYRAADRTLTDEEVSERHRQVVEALCAHLGATIR, encoded by the coding sequence ATGAAAGCGAGCTACAACTGGCTTGAAACCTACGTCAAGCCCGATCTCCCGGCTCAGGAATTAGCCCAGCGGTTCACGGCCGTCGGGCTGGCCGTGGATGCCGTCACCGCCGCCGACGGCGACTTCATCTTTGATTTCGACCTCACCACGAATCGCCCGGATGCGCTGTGCCATTTCGGTCTGGCGCGGGAGGCGGCCGTGCTGACGGGCACCCGGTTGTCTTTTCCTGACATCCACCTGACGGAGCAAGCCGTGTCCGGCGGACCAGCAGTGCACGTCCAGATTGCTGCGCCTGATCTGTGCCACCGCTATGCAGCGCGCCTTATCCAAGGCGTACGGGTTGGCCCGTCGCCGGACTGGCTGGTACGCCGTCTGGCCGCGGTCGGGCAGCGCAGCATCAACAACATCGTGGATGTCACCAACTTCGTGCTGCTCGAACTGGGACACCCCCTGCACGCCTTCGACTTCGAGCGGCTGGCCGGACGGCGCATTGTAGTTCGCACGGCCAACCCCGGCGAAACCCTTGTGACGCTCGACGGGGTGCAACGGACGCTCACGCCGGACATGCTGATGATTTGCGATGCCGAACGCCCGGTGGCCGTCGCCGGCGTCATGGGCGGCGCGGAGAGCGAGATTTCCGTCGCAACCACGCAGGTGCTGCTCGAAAGCGCCTGGTTCACGCCGTCCACGGTGCGCCGCACGGCGCGCCAGCTCGGCCTGCACACCGAGGCGTCACGCCGCTTTGAACGGGGTGCGGATTTTGAAAACGTCCGGCGTGCCATTGACCGCTGTGCCCAGCTTATCGTCGAGGTTGCCGGCGGGGTCGTGGTTGGTGGGCCGGTTGACGTCATCGCCCGGACGCGGACGCCCCACACCGTCCGCCTCCGCCATGCGCGCATCGCGGCGCTGACTGGCGTTGAAGTCACACCTTCCAGAGCCGCCGACATCCTGACGGGACTGGGCTTCGAGCTGGTGACGGAAGATGAGGGCGAAAGCGAATGGATTGTGCCGGGCTTTCGGGTGGATGTGAGCATCGAGGAAGACCTCATCGAGGAAGTCGTGCGGCACGTGGGCTATGACGCCATTCCGGCAACGCTCCCCGGCTGGAATGACGCCGGCGGGTATCTGCCCGGCGAAGAAAAGCGGCGGACACTGCGCCAGACGCTTCTCGCCCACGGCTTCCACGAAGCCATCTCGTTTAGCTGGTGCTCCGGCGAGACACTGGCCGCCACCGGTGCGCCCGGCGGACGACGGATTGCCAATCCGCTTGACCAGCAGGAAAACGAACTGCGCACCTCCCTGCTTCCGGGACTGTTGACGGCTGTGGCGCGCAACTTCCGCTTCGGCACCGAGGATGTCCGGCTCTTCGAGATGGGCAAAGTCTTCCACACGGTGGACGGTCAGCTTACCGAGAAGGAATGCCTGGCGCTGGCCACGGCCGGCCGCGCCATGCCGGAGGACTGGCGTGGGCAACCGGCGGCCGAGAGTTTTCACACCCTGAAGGGCATGCTGGAACTCCTGTGTGATGCCGTGCGCTGCCCTGCTGTCACCATTGCCGCCCCGGCGGCGGACAGTGCCGTGACGGGCTTCCTGCCCGGACAGGTTGCCCTGCTTCAGATTGGCGGCCAGCCCGTCGGGCGGCTTGGGCGCGTCAGCCAGGCGCTGGCCGCGCATTTTGACTTCAAGTTGCCGGTCTATGTGGCCGAACTCGAACTGGCCACGCTGCTGTCCGGCGCGACGACCTTCTCGGCCTACCGCCCGCTCCCCCGCTATCCACGGGTCGAACGCGACATTTCGGCGCTGTTTGACGCCACACTGCCGTTGGCCGGCATTCAGGACTTCATTGGCAGCCTGGCCATTCCAGAACTGGAGCAGGTCCGGCTGCGGGATATTTTTACCGGCGCGCAGATTCCAGCGGGACAGCGGGCCATAACGCTCAACTTGTGGTATCGTGCAGCCGATCGCACGCTCACAGACGAGGAAGTGTCCGAGCGTCATCGCCAGGTGGTGGAGGCGCTGTGCGCACACCTCGGCGCGACGATTCGCTGA
- a CDS encoding TatD family hydrolase — protein MFVDSHCHVDFHSYDDDREEVLNRARAAGVGMMLEICGGDIARGSLDIGMRIVDREPDIYGAVGVHPHDAAAYGPPLEARLLDLMTHPKVIAWGEIGLDYYYDRSPRDVQRRVFARQMTLARERQLPIILHIRDADEDMIAMLRDYWTEVERPGIFHCFSGSWKLMEAGVELGFHISFSGNVTFRKNHELREIARAVPRERLLIETDCPFLSPEPYRGKRNEPVRVIEVARQLAQLHEMDVADLGRLTTMNFCRLFRLEAAVPSAVTTAKA, from the coding sequence ATGTTCGTGGATTCACACTGTCACGTGGACTTTCACAGCTATGACGACGACCGGGAGGAAGTCCTCAACCGGGCACGCGCTGCCGGCGTCGGGATGATGCTTGAAATCTGCGGCGGCGACATTGCCCGTGGCTCGCTTGACATCGGTATGCGCATCGTTGACCGTGAACCCGACATCTACGGCGCGGTCGGGGTGCATCCCCACGATGCCGCCGCCTACGGGCCCCCGCTCGAAGCCCGGCTGCTCGATCTGATGACGCACCCGAAAGTCATTGCCTGGGGCGAAATCGGGCTGGATTACTACTATGACCGCTCACCACGTGACGTACAGCGGCGCGTCTTTGCCCGCCAGATGACCCTTGCCCGCGAACGCCAGCTTCCCATCATCCTGCACATCCGGGACGCCGACGAAGACATGATCGCCATGCTGCGCGACTACTGGACGGAGGTTGAACGGCCCGGCATCTTCCACTGCTTCAGCGGCTCGTGGAAACTCATGGAAGCCGGCGTCGAACTGGGCTTCCACATTTCCTTTTCGGGCAACGTCACCTTCAGGAAAAACCACGAGTTGCGTGAGATTGCCCGTGCCGTGCCGCGTGAACGTCTGCTGATTGAAACCGACTGCCCCTTCCTGTCGCCGGAACCCTACCGTGGCAAACGCAATGAGCCGGTGCGCGTCATTGAAGTCGCCCGCCAGTTGGCACAGCTTCACGAAATGGATGTCGCCGACCTCGGCCGGCTGACGACCATGAACTTCTGCCGCCTTTTCCGGCTTGAAGCCGCCGTGCCCTCGGCGGTAACCACTGCCAAGGCATGA
- a CDS encoding cell division protein ZapA, which yields MANPREAGTQPVEVRIYGQVYNIRGDGNSAYISELAAYVDRKMQEVMSSTNTVDSLRVAILSALNIADELFQANRRIEQLDAMVGERSHDYANLIDSVLRKEKSPTPETKAQ from the coding sequence ATGGCAAATCCACGTGAAGCTGGCACGCAACCGGTTGAAGTCCGTATCTACGGGCAGGTCTATAACATTCGTGGTGACGGCAACAGCGCCTACATTTCCGAGCTGGCAGCCTATGTTGACCGCAAGATGCAGGAAGTGATGAGCAGCACCAACACGGTGGACAGCCTGCGGGTGGCCATCCTGTCGGCGCTCAACATTGCCGATGAGCTTTTCCAGGCCAACCGACGCATCGAGCAACTCGACGCCATGGTTGGGGAGCGCAGCCACGACTATGCCAACCTCATTGACTCCGTGCTCCGCAAGGAAAAGTCCCCAACGCCCGAAACCAAGGCCCAGTAA
- a CDS encoding FHA domain-containing protein, whose protein sequence is MNSDTRRSLLELERFLTEAIRVNPVLTPEDVKPHLLVRQILDELSLKRFIWVGNQTFVPNRMVFTVPNLRPAKLEELEVLFNSIVFTKMVYDYITGSGFRLLEPLVVEIRPLVAAAGAPPHCSVSFEWSSPAEPAEGLAVTVDEQAGRIVEVKGVKPQIPRLARLTALNGEVYRSPFIITKRTTFLGRLRTVLDLKSGEVLRRNDFVYARHDQSGSPNKSVSRQHASIVFDNGDFYLFDTGSANGTAVERAGQSIETPPGDATGIRLENDDILRLGTALVRFELDPPVTELSDLAAEVETVPDEANPTSGNATVRVMRSEIIFETSKVLDSE, encoded by the coding sequence ATGAACAGTGACACTCGCCGAAGTTTGCTTGAACTCGAACGTTTCCTGACCGAAGCCATCCGTGTCAATCCGGTGCTGACGCCGGAGGATGTCAAGCCCCATCTGCTGGTGCGGCAGATTCTGGACGAGCTTTCGCTCAAGCGTTTCATCTGGGTTGGGAACCAGACCTTCGTGCCCAATCGCATGGTCTTTACGGTGCCCAACCTGCGCCCGGCCAAGCTCGAAGAACTCGAAGTGCTGTTCAACTCCATCGTGTTTACGAAGATGGTCTATGACTACATTACGGGGTCGGGTTTCCGGTTGCTGGAGCCGCTGGTCGTTGAGATTCGTCCCCTGGTGGCTGCGGCCGGCGCACCGCCCCATTGTTCGGTGAGTTTTGAATGGTCCTCACCGGCTGAGCCGGCCGAAGGCCTTGCCGTCACGGTGGATGAGCAGGCCGGGCGTATCGTCGAGGTCAAAGGCGTCAAGCCGCAGATTCCACGGCTGGCGCGTCTGACGGCGCTCAACGGTGAGGTCTATCGCTCACCGTTCATTATCACCAAGCGCACGACGTTTCTGGGCCGCCTGCGGACGGTACTCGATCTGAAATCCGGCGAAGTGTTGCGGCGGAATGATTTTGTCTATGCACGCCACGACCAGAGCGGCTCCCCCAACAAAAGCGTCTCCCGCCAGCATGCCTCGATTGTTTTTGACAATGGTGACTTCTACCTGTTTGACACCGGGAGCGCCAATGGGACGGCCGTCGAGCGGGCCGGGCAATCCATCGAGACGCCACCGGGTGATGCCACCGGCATCCGGCTGGAGAATGACGACATCCTGCGTCTGGGCACGGCCCTGGTTCGCTTTGAGCTTGATCCCCCGGTGACCGAGTTGTCCGATTTGGCGGCTGAGGTGGAGACAGTGCCCGATGAAGCCAACCCAACATCGGGCAATGCGACCGTGCGGGTGATGCGCAGCGAAATTATCTTTGAAACGAGCAAGGTCCTCGACTCCGAATGA
- a CDS encoding HU family DNA-binding protein, with product MIKLDIVNRVAGATGIAKSKAEVAVDALLEGLKQALERGERIELRGFGVFVVKPRKRGVGRNPRTGEIADIPPGKTIRFKPGKELAH from the coding sequence GTGATCAAGCTTGACATCGTCAATCGCGTTGCCGGGGCCACCGGAATTGCCAAGTCCAAGGCGGAGGTTGCCGTAGATGCCCTGCTCGAGGGCCTCAAGCAGGCGCTCGAACGTGGCGAACGGATTGAGTTGCGCGGGTTTGGGGTGTTTGTGGTCAAGCCCCGCAAACGTGGCGTCGGGCGGAACCCGCGCACGGGTGAAATTGCCGACATTCCGCCCGGCAAGACCATCCGTTTCAAGCCGGGGAAGGAGCTGGCGCACTAG
- a CDS encoding metallophosphoesterase family protein yields MGNTYVFGDIHGRARQLREILEAVDYDERHDRVIFVGDLIDRGDESPEVVECVLQLRRRNPNVVCLRGNHEQMLLDLLDYGDPLWLIPENGGIQTLQQYGFDIDENTASLAIGIPESHIEFLRSLPFFYEDERALYVHAGIAAGKHPAECEPEVLMWTRDLNFFTLYDGKPCFFGHTPARLLPAEGVRNPGEIYVFGSAIGLDTGCTEEDCLSCLHVEAQVVYQKYPTLPVSAYEIEIPCLADFSA; encoded by the coding sequence ATGGGTAACACGTACGTTTTTGGAGATATTCACGGGCGCGCCCGGCAACTGCGGGAAATCCTCGAAGCCGTGGATTATGATGAGCGTCATGACCGGGTGATCTTTGTGGGAGACCTCATTGATCGGGGAGACGAATCACCGGAAGTCGTTGAGTGCGTCCTGCAACTGCGCCGCCGCAATCCCAACGTGGTGTGTCTGCGCGGCAATCACGAGCAGATGTTGCTGGACCTGCTCGATTACGGCGATCCGCTGTGGCTGATTCCCGAAAACGGCGGTATTCAGACCCTTCAGCAGTACGGCTTTGACATTGATGAGAATACGGCTTCACTGGCCATTGGCATTCCCGAATCACACATTGAATTTTTGCGGAGTCTGCCGTTTTTTTACGAAGATGAAAGGGCCCTGTATGTTCACGCCGGTATTGCCGCCGGCAAGCACCCGGCGGAATGTGAACCGGAAGTGCTGATGTGGACCCGCGATTTGAATTTTTTCACGCTCTATGACGGCAAGCCCTGTTTTTTTGGGCATACTCCGGCGCGTCTGCTGCCAGCGGAGGGTGTACGGAATCCGGGTGAAATCTATGTCTTCGGCAGCGCCATCGGGCTGGATACCGGCTGCACGGAGGAAGACTGTTTGAGCTGTCTCCACGTTGAAGCCCAGGTGGTCTATCAGAAGTATCCCACGCTGCCGGTTTCAGCCTACGAAATCGAGATTCCGTGTCTTGCGGACTTTTCGGCTTAG
- a CDS encoding lysylphosphatidylglycerol synthase transmembrane domain-containing protein, whose protein sequence is MKGKLKTVTIWLGILLSIVFAGLAFYGIDWRKTGLALRAVQWPYLAVAFVLMWAGFAWRTVRWKRLLDVGRPADDAIHFGDCFSVMTVGYMANNILPARIGEVARAYLVGRKTRTTKSFAFGTIVTERLADVLMLLLLISFTLLTLKLPPESKVIATGVAWLGFGCAAGLVAAIVLRPTVVRLVERGLTAVRLGRYAARLADMTDRFLRGVSCGGSLRTLAWVWVDSFGIWIASLYMTWFVALACNLDVGVTQILYVMCYVNLGAMLPSAPGYVGTYQWFCTHSLSAFGVEKEAALAFSFVSHIVWYVPLTLLGLILFLRERLSWGQLTEETGVGDGETLDESLPA, encoded by the coding sequence ATGAAGGGCAAGCTCAAAACGGTCACAATCTGGCTCGGTATCCTGCTCAGCATCGTGTTTGCCGGACTTGCGTTTTACGGCATTGACTGGCGAAAAACGGGGCTGGCGCTGCGGGCTGTCCAGTGGCCCTACCTGGCGGTGGCCTTTGTTCTCATGTGGGCCGGTTTTGCTTGGCGTACCGTGCGCTGGAAACGGCTGCTCGATGTCGGACGCCCGGCGGATGATGCGATTCATTTTGGCGACTGCTTTTCCGTGATGACCGTTGGCTACATGGCCAACAACATCCTGCCGGCGCGCATCGGGGAAGTGGCGCGTGCCTATCTGGTCGGGCGCAAAACCCGGACGACCAAAAGCTTTGCCTTTGGCACCATCGTGACCGAGCGGCTGGCTGACGTGCTCATGCTGCTGTTACTCATTTCCTTCACGCTGCTGACCCTGAAGCTCCCGCCGGAAAGCAAGGTCATTGCCACCGGCGTGGCCTGGTTGGGCTTCGGGTGTGCCGCCGGCCTCGTGGCCGCTATCGTCCTCCGCCCAACCGTCGTGCGCCTGGTCGAGCGCGGTCTGACAGCCGTCCGCCTGGGACGCTATGCCGCGCGCCTTGCGGATATGACCGACCGTTTTCTGCGCGGGGTCAGTTGCGGCGGCTCCCTGCGTACGCTGGCCTGGGTCTGGGTGGATTCGTTCGGTATCTGGATCGCGAGTCTCTACATGACCTGGTTCGTGGCGCTGGCCTGCAATCTGGACGTAGGGGTGACGCAAATCCTCTACGTCATGTGCTATGTCAACCTGGGGGCGATGTTGCCTTCCGCACCGGGCTATGTGGGCACATACCAGTGGTTTTGTACGCACAGCCTCAGCGCCTTTGGTGTTGAGAAGGAAGCCGCCCTCGCATTTTCGTTTGTTTCCCATATTGTGTGGTATGTCCCTTTGACCCTGCTGGGGCTGATTCTGTTTCTGCGTGAACGCCTGAGTTGGGGGCAATTGACAGAAGAAACGGGAGTTGGCGACGGGGAAACACTGGATGAGTCACTTCCGGCTTGA